tacctcacacttaaacttggaaaacaatattaattctaataattttctggaggttttaattgctggggtcaaattgacctcaagggtaaaatatgtcaaatataaatataacagtaaatataaaggtaacaggagggttaaacattgaatggggtcaaattgaccctaaggcaacaggagggttaagcggcTGTCCAGCTGCTGACATTTACACAAGTCATGTGTCCTTACACAAACAGTAATGTATAGAATCGTGCTCCACCAAAGCCCTCTTTCTGGTGGTAAAGTTTGAGATGACAAGTGCCCCCCAGGGTTACGTTGGTCAGCCGCTCATCTGTGTGAATGAGTTGTTGGATCTTGCACGAGCAGTGGTGCATCACCCTGTTAACAGTCAATTCTAACGAACAAGGAATTTCTCCCAAGCACATTTGTCATGAAGGCAAATTGGTCACAAACCTTTAGTCACTGTATTTTTCCAAATAATCATTCCACATTATTAACACATGTGGACCCAGGTGCCTTCTTGATAAATCAGAGGTGTCAAACactctcaacaaaaaaaattccCACTCGATTGCAGACAGCCCCAGATTGCGCAACCTGCCCGAGCGAGTCAAGTGAGTCATGTCCGGGAGACGACTATAAAGGAGAGAGGCTCTCCTCTCCAGCGCTAGATTCAAACAGCCGAGGAGAGAAGTAACTGAGCAGAAGAAGAGTTCAGCAGATTTCAACAAACCTCCTTCTTCACTTTATTAACACTCAAGCTTCATCGGACGGCCTTCTAGCAGCTCTTCCTTATCTTCAGCGTTAGTCGTTGCAGTAtttgagaaagaagaaaagaaaatgatgaGCAGCAGAGTCCTCGCCGTCTCCATTGTGGTGCTCCTGGCCCTCTTGGCCGTCAGTGAAGGTAAGGTTCTTCCCTCTTTCATTCTCTTCACATTTCCCCGCGCTGGCTCATTGCACTTTCTGACCACGTGTGACTCCTTTGTCTCCTCGCAGGGATGAGTCTGAGAAGCCTGGGAGTGGAGCTGCACTGCCGCTGCATCCAGACGGAGAGCCGAAACATCCGCACCCACATCAGTACGGTGGAGCTGATTCCCGCCAACTCCCACTGCGAAGACTCAGAGATCATGTAAGACCTCACCTCAAGGGGCCTCCGCCGCCCATCTAGATGGCATCCATGCTGACACTTTGACATCTGTTTTTGAGTCGTTGACACCTGTTGGCTTCGCACGACTTGTTCTCATGTTTTCTCGCTTGGTGTTTGCAGTGCCACTCTGAAGAAGACTGGCCAGAAGGTCTGCCTGAACCCCAAAGCTTTCTGGGTCCAGAAAATGATCAAGAGGTTCATGTCCAAGTGAGTGCCGCTCAAACAACACAGTGCAACCACCCAGGCTGTCGTGATTTAACGGCGTGATGTCACCGATCACTTTTGACCCACAAAataatcctcctctcctcttcttcctccccctttcTGCAGCAGCAGACGCTGAAGACTGAGCCGGCACAAAGCACCAATGAGAAGTactaaaatgtatttgttgtctTCCCACCGGCCTCATTTTGATATCACGAGCGAGTGGAGAAAAAAGGCGACGTAATTCAACCACTGAGGTTATGTTTGTATCAAACACAATATTTATTAAGAAGCTTGCACTTGTTTTGTGTGTCCCTTGTGTGCTGAAGCCATTTCCTCACCGAAGCCACTCGGCTGACGCTGGAGTTTGTAAAACTGCACAACTGTTGTCTTGCCCATAATTTATAAGAGTGAACTTATTTATTGATGTATTTATTGAATGTTAATGTATTTCTGACTCAATGTGGAGCTCCGTTGACAAACCTGTCGAAATAAAAGAGTTTATAttgaatttatttgtttgttctcgttgttttaaaatacattattagTGTGTCTATGCTGCTGCATGCCCCTTGAGAGGTTTTAGGTACGAGAAGAGTTTTAACTTCAGTAACTGGTCACAATTATTCATGTAATGAGAATAGTAGGCATGATGGAACAATTATGACTATCAATAATTACAGCAGCAGTGGATGTAGTAGAATAAAGATGATCATAAAAGCAGTAATGGTATTGGCAATACTTATTGCAATgtgactaataataataatgataatagcaGTAGGTATCCGGCAAAACCAGGGTCCACATAAAAACTCGATTCATGTGAAACCTGTGAGGAGAGAAGCACAACGACTCGGAGGCAGAGTTGGTAATGTGCATTACTGGCACAGGAATTCATACAGAAGGAGAGAAGGGTTGGTGtcagcaggaggcaggaggaaacAAGTAATATTGTGTGACTGTACTTAAAGTGAATAATGACTTATatcaaataataatgtattatatgatgaataattcaaatattattatgttttattactATGGGGATTATAATGTAATTCACTGATGATCCTtgcaacaataataaaaatgatgaCATTTAGTGACCAGCAATAATGAAATATTGTTGTGGTGGCCATTTGTCTttagaaatcaaataaaactacaaatcaaattgccactgacgcaccgtgggtTTCGGAGTTGACACAGCCAAAaataaagtaatgtccattttcCATGTCATTATAAAATGCTTGATAATGTTTCTGATTATCAATGTAAAGCATTATTCATGAGTGCTTCAAACTATAATTATGCAGCGCTATAAGCAGATTAActtccgtttctcctgtgtctcctctgtcttgattgtttcatttgtTCTGTCCCGGGTTTGTCAcggtgtgaggctcaggtgcagagaaacaggacCGGACACAATGTGAATCACAAAAAACTCTGtttactgaggcaaaaggttccaataagcaacaaagtccaaaaagcggcaggcagagaatcggaggtGAGGGCAGGCGGTCagggcagggtcagaacaggcaggtcaggaatacggAGGGTGCAAGGAAGACCGAACTAAAGACAACAATCGagcagcagacaagggaaagactgacacaatatatagggggggaaacaggtgtacggcatcagacagtaacgagacaagagtgcctgagggcaggtgaagggaatgaaacaatcaaggagacagaggagtggctgagggcaggtgaagggaatgaaacaatcaagacagaggcgACATAGAGGAgaaacataggagacacagaacacaggagacacaggagaaacggaacagggcgttacagttACGACAATGTATAGGCCCTCACAAACTGAAGGAAACCGCTTCACTAAGACTTTAAAATGGCAAGAATGATTAAAATAGATATGTTAAATACCATTAAAATACTCAAAACACcaggactgccccccccccccccacacacacagctgataaCAATGTGATGTTTAACCAATGCACACCCCTTTCTTCCGTGCACACACAAGGAAGGATTTAGAGTTTTCAACAACTAAGGGTGGAGGGctttgcttcatgacgaacaacatgtggtgcgaccccaagaacattaagactctttctcgttcctgctcgccgaacctggaacatctgacgatctcatgccgtccattctaccttccccgggagttcagctcggtcatcaccacagccgtctacataccaccacaagcggacaccgacgtagcactatcggacctacatgatgtgttatgtcggcatcagaacaagtatcccgacgcggctgtggtggtggctggggactttaatagggcaaacctaaaaaaagtcatgccgaactttcaccagcacattacgtgtgctaccagaggggaaagaacgttggaccactgctatacgccattcaagagaggctacaaggctgtctctccctccgttcggaaaatcagaccatgccgccatttttctgcttccgggtaCCGGCAAAGATCGcgctggaagcggtagtgacgaggaacgtgaagcggtggtctgaccaatcagaggctgagctacaggacgctctgcgtgtcgtcgactgggacatgatccaatccagttccagtgacgtcagcgagttttggaagtagcaatgagcctcatagcaacgctaacggacaccatcgtccccacggtaaaagttagggtctttcctaaccaaaagccgtgggttgatagatccatccgtgaagctgtgaacgcctgcattgctgcctataactccggtcttgtatccggcaacatggacgagtacaaggcagcggtctatggactgaggagggcggtgaaggaagccaaaggaggtaccgagacagagtggaatcacagatggagcagcgcgacaccaggcgcctatggcaggggctacggactatcacagactaccagagcagacccgcgctatggtgagtgccgacgcatccctagcggacgacctgaactcattttatgcacggtttgaggctagcaacaacagcgctagctcgccggctaacaacaacaccgttagcgtagccgaggtgagttctaccgctggggatgaacacacactctctgtgaccgagcacagtgtgaggagggctctgttgagggtgaacaccaggaaagctgcaggtccagatggcatatctgggcgagtactgaagacctgtgctaaccagctagctccagtgttcaccacaatattcaacctctcctggctgagtccgtggtccccgcctgcttcaagagatccactattgtccctgtgcccaagaatgcttctccagcatgtatgaatgactaccgaccggtggccctcacctcggtggtcatgaaatgctgagaggctgataaaggactacatctgcgccttcctcccttcctccatggacccgctgcagtttgcttatcgcccaaacagatccacagatgatgctgtctcccaggtactgcacaccacactctctcatctggacagccagaaggggctatgtgagactgctgttcattgattatagttcagctttcaacaccatagtcccctccagactggccggcaagctgattgagctgggactgaacacccctgtgtgcttggatcctggacttcctgaccgccaggccacaggtggtcagggtgggcagacacacctccaaatccctcaccctgaacacaggatccccccagggttgcgtcctcagccccctactgtactccctgtacacacatgactgtgtggccaggttcagctccaacaccatcatcaagtttgcggatgacacagtggtggtgggcctgatctccgacaacgacgagaaggcctacctggaggaagttgctgatctgtcactctggtgccaggacaacagcctcatcatgaatgtcaccaaaactaaggagctgattgtggactttaggagggtacaacaacagaggacgtactcaccactggggattaacggactactgtggagagggtgagcggtataaatacctgggagtccacatcaccgaggatctgacatggtcaacaaacacagacactctggtgagaaaggcaaggcagcgcctctaccacctcaggcagctgaggaaatttaaagtttcccagaggatccttcagtccttctactctggagctgtagagagcgtcctgacaggaagcatcacagcctggtttggcaactgctccgctcaggacaggaaggctctgcagagagtagtgcgttcggctgaacgcactattggaactacactcccaccctgcaggacttgtacaccaggaggtgcagaaccagagccggcaggatcatgaaggatcctcaccaccccaacaacagactgtttcagctgctgcggtcaggcaggcgcctccgtagtcacgctgcaagaacagagagactgagacggagtttctttcctcaggccatcaggactgtgaactccgacctcaccaggacccccacatagacccacacaactgcccctcttaggcacacacacacacacacacacacacacacacacacacacacacacacacttactgtaaatattgtgttgttttttattgtaaatagtgtgtacttgttgcccttgcacattcctgctgagcattgccactttcatttcactgcacaccctgtgtgtgtatgtgacaaataaaacatcttgaatcttgaaatcttgaatcttgaactccAAACACTTCCTTATGGGACTGCAGTTAACAGCCGTTACACTACAGAGCACCACTGTCCTCCCACAGGGCCCAACCCTGCGTTTATTCCCACGTAGATTAATAAAGTTAATTGTATGAGTCTGTCAGCTGACTTCAACTGGACCATGTGTAAGTGCCAATACATCcagtcattcaattcaattcaattcagtttatttgtatagcccaatttcacaaattacaaatttgtctcggagtgctttacaatctgtacacatagacatccctgccccaaaacctcacatcggaccaggaaaaactcccaaataacccttcaggggaaaaaaggaagaaacctggaggagagcaacagaggaggatccctctcctaggatggacagatgcaatagatgtaatgtgtacagaaggacagatttagagttaaaatacattcaatgaatatgacagagtgtatgaatagttcatagtaggcatattccacgatggagacctccacgatccatcaggcagatggcggtggggaggaggagggcggagtctcaacaggacagtggcgtagtcatgagcaggaattccacgacccagacgatccatcaggcagatagatctatgccgtctcatagggtccgatgaccccatgagacgtaaagtcaaaaggacttccgcggagaaagcagagttagtaacgtgtgattgagagatgaaaattcatccttaaggagagaaaaaagaggagataggtactcagtgcatcctaaaacgttccccggcagctataagcctatagcagcatatcaaggggctggaccagggcaaacctgattcagccctaactataagctctgtcaaagaggaaggtcttaagtctactcttaaacgaggtgactgtgtctgcctcccggactgaaattggaagctggttccataaaagaggagcttgataactaaaggctctggctcccattctactttttaagactctaggaactacaagtagtcccgcatttagtgagcgtagctctctagtggggcaatatggtacgacaagctccttaagatatgatggagcatcaccaatcaaggctttgtaggttaagagaagaattttaaaagtgattcttgattttactgggagccagtgcagagcagctagtgcaggagtgatgtgatctcttttcttagttttagtgagaacacgagctgcagcattctggatcaactggagggacctaagagatttattagagcagcctgctaataaggagttgcagtaatccagtctcaagtaacgaacgcgtgaaccaatttttctgcatcttttgagacaagatgtgcctgatttttgaaatattacgtagatgaaagaatgcagtccttgagatttgctttacgtgggagttaaaggacaagtcccgatcaaagataacgccaagattctttacagtggtgttggatgccagggcaatgccgtctacagaatccacatcaccagataattgatctctgaggtgctcagggccgattaaaattacttggttttgtctgagtttaacatcaagaagttgcaggtcatccatgtttttatgtctttaagacatgcttgaattttacagagttggttgctctcctctggttttatcgataaatatagttgagtgtcatctgcataacaatgaaagtttatggagtgtttcctgataatattgcccaaaggaagcatgtataaggtaaataaaattggtccaagcacagaaccttgtggaactccgtgattaacgttggtggttatcggcgtcatcgtttacaaatacaaactgagatcgatctgataaataggatttaaaccaaattagtgccgtgcctgaaatgccaatcgactgctccagtctctgtaacaggatgtcatggtcaatggtgtcgaatgcagcactaaggtctaacaagaccaggacagagaggagtcctttatctgctgccattaagaggtcatttgtaattttcaccagtgccgtctcggtgctgtggtgttttctaaatcctgattgaaatttctcaaataaactattatgatgtagaaagtcgcacaactgatttgcgaccactttctcaaggatcttggagaggaagggaggttagagatcggtctgtagttagccaatacctctggatccagagtgggcttcttcaggagaggtttaataacagccaccttgaaggagtgtggtacgtggcctgttagcagagacacattgataatatctaatagagagccgccaattaaaggcaaaacatctttaagcagcctcgtcgggatggggtccaagagacaggtagacgtgttcaagtagaaaccgttgaaaataattggtcacggttgataggagaaaatcctccaaatatacaccagggcatacagcggtttccaaggccattccacttgagaacagattggcactggttatgggcaagagattattaatcttgtccctaatagttaaaatcttttcattaaagaagttcataaagtcattaccactaaggtttataggaatgctcggcccacagagctgtgactctctgtcagcctggctacagtgctgaagtgAACCCTgggcttgtttttattttcttctattattgatgagtaatagg
The nucleotide sequence above comes from Pseudoliparis swirei isolate HS2019 ecotype Mariana Trench chromosome 24, NWPU_hadal_v1, whole genome shotgun sequence. Encoded proteins:
- the cxcl8a gene encoding interleukin-8 isoform X2, coding for MMSSRVLAVSIVVLLALLAVSEGMSLRSLGVELHCRCIQTESRNIRTHISTVELIPANSHCEDSEIIATLKKTGQKVCLNPKAFWVQKMIKRFMSNRR
- the cxcl8a gene encoding interleukin-8 isoform X1, producing MMSSRVLAVSIVVLLALLAVSEGMSLRSLGVELHCRCIQTESRNIRTHISTVELIPANSHCEDSEIIATLKKTGQKVCLNPKAFWVQKMIKRFMSNSRR